The following proteins are encoded in a genomic region of Diabrotica virgifera virgifera chromosome 1, PGI_DIABVI_V3a:
- the LOC114333934 gene encoding integrator complex subunit 15, with translation MSVDIRSVKQSLRKIEFPQCAKEALPKINELLLSRMNTNQNIDIKNMDIALNLMAEFIFFEVDRRGDKRPQPLNPLLELQLVKILYDYFDSEPSESARNTVFLSLFSGTTANSRIQVLSKLVSLAIGIPSTKILVSARAWMQQLGNTSANSCKLAEAIVQDYFYFYKSNTDKITLLPKICPQFTANIITAIAENYFNTRGKELVFPPDILIETITKWLSENPSLCSAAQQKQALLPVGAISMEATTPIAGLVRWCVLAPIFKKDNEYYNKLHLALLTSIMEIPRAVPPKAVYVQHLVIPINPIIAYVNDLKDRQELRLDQILNDESLQLCLDRFAQIVQIAQSVKAINGHIDDLYYQLKMLPFNKLMSIVINNHNKEKIIVI, from the exons ATGTCTGTAGACATAAGAAGTGTAAAACAAAGCCTGAGGAAAATAGAATTTCCTCAATGCGCTAAAGAGGCCTTACCTAAAATTA ATGAATTACTGTTAAGCAGAATGAATACTAATCAAAATATAGATATAAAGAATATGGATATAGCCCTGAACCTCATGGCAGAATTTATTTTCTTTGAAGTGGATAGAAGAGGTGACAAAAGACCCCAACCCCTAAATCCTCTTTTAGAGCTTCAATTAGTTAAAATATTGTATGACTATTTTGATTCAGAGCCTAGTGAATCTGCTAGGAATACTGTATTTCTTTCCTTATTTAGTGGCACAACAGCAAACTCCAGGATTCAGGTGCTTTCCAAATTGGTTTCCCTTGCGATAGGCATTCCATCTACAAAAATTTTAGTATCTGCAAGGGCATGGATGCAGCAGTTAGGAAATACTTCTGCAAATAGCTGCAAATTGGCAGAGGCCATAGTTCAAGACTATTTTTACTTTTATAAAAGTAATACAgataaaattacattattaccaaaaATTTGTCCACAGTTTACCGCAAATATCATAACTGCAATTGCAGAGAACTATTTTAATACTAGAGGGAAAGAACTAGTATTTCCGCCAGATATACTGATAGAAACTATTACAAAATGG TTATCAGAAAACCCAAGTCTATGTAGTGCAGCGCAGCAAAAACAAGCTTTGCTTCCAGTAGGAGCTATTTCAATGGAGGCTACAACACCCATAGCTGGTCTTGTACGGTGGTGTGTTCTTGCGCCCATTTTTAAAAAGGACAATGAATATTATAACAAACTCCATTTAGCATTGTTAACTAGTATAATGGAAATACCCAGAGCAGTTCCGCCAAAAGCAGTATACGTCCAACATTTGGTCATACCTATTAACCCAATTATAGCGTATGTGAACGATTTAAAAGACAGACAAGAATTGAGACTAGATCAAATCTTAAATGACGAATCCCTACAACTCTGTTTGGATAGATTTGCTCAGATCGTGCAGATTGCACAGTCAGTGAAAGCTATCAATGGACATATTGACGATCTGTATTATCAACTTAAAATGTTGCCTTTTAACAAACTAATGAGTATTGTCATAAATAATCataacaaagaaaaaataattgtTATATGA